A single genomic interval of Desulfonatronum sp. SC1 harbors:
- a CDS encoding ABC transporter permease, translating to MRLSPLNQRRWANFRKNRRGYWSLWIFLALFLATLGAEFIANEKPLLIRYDDQWFFPIFQVYPETAFGGDFPTEAYYRDPFVADLIREEGWMLWPPIAYSHQTVNFNLDVPAPSPPTWENWLGTDDQGRDVLARVIYGFRISVLFGLTLTLSSTIIGIAAGAVQGYFGGWTDLLFQRFMEIWSGLPLLYLIIILSALIEPNFWWLLLIMLLFSWMALVGVVRAEFLRTRNFDYVRAARALGVGNLTIMFRHILPNAMVATLTFLPFILNGSITTLTSLDFLGFGLPPGSPSLGELLAQGKANLHAPWLGITAFMVLAVMLSLLIFIGEAARDAFDPRKKTV from the coding sequence ATGCGTCTGAGCCCTTTGAATCAACGCCGCTGGGCCAATTTCCGGAAGAACCGGCGTGGGTATTGGTCGCTGTGGATCTTCCTGGCCCTGTTTCTGGCCACCCTGGGCGCGGAATTCATTGCCAACGAAAAACCGCTATTGATCCGCTACGACGACCAGTGGTTCTTCCCCATCTTCCAGGTCTATCCGGAAACCGCCTTTGGCGGGGACTTCCCCACAGAGGCCTACTACCGCGACCCCTTCGTGGCGGACCTGATCCGGGAAGAAGGCTGGATGCTCTGGCCGCCCATCGCCTACAGCCACCAGACCGTGAACTTCAACCTGGACGTTCCGGCACCCTCCCCGCCCACCTGGGAAAACTGGCTCGGCACCGACGACCAGGGCCGCGACGTGTTGGCCCGGGTCATCTACGGGTTCCGGATTTCCGTGCTTTTCGGCCTGACCCTGACCCTGTCCAGTACGATCATCGGCATTGCCGCCGGGGCGGTCCAGGGGTACTTCGGCGGCTGGACCGACCTGCTTTTCCAGCGCTTCATGGAAATCTGGTCCGGCCTGCCCCTGCTCTACCTGATCATCATTCTCTCGGCCCTGATCGAACCCAATTTCTGGTGGCTTTTGCTGATCATGCTGCTCTTTTCCTGGATGGCCCTGGTGGGCGTGGTCCGGGCGGAATTCTTGCGCACCCGCAATTTCGACTATGTCCGGGCGGCCCGGGCCCTGGGCGTGGGCAACCTGACCATCATGTTCCGGCACATCCTGCCCAACGCCATGGTCGCCACCCTGACCTTCCTACCCTTCATCCTCAACGGCTCCATCACCACGTTGACCTCCCTGGACTTTCTCGGCTTCGGTCTGCCGCCCGGCTCGCCATCCCTGGGAGAACTATTGGCCCAAGGCAAGGCCAACCTCCACGCCCCCTGGCTGGGCATCACCGCCTTCATGGTCCTGGCCGTGATGCTCAGCCTGCTGATCTTCATCGGCGAGGCGGCCAGGGACGCTTTTGATCCGAGGAAGAAGACGGTATAA